Within the Ochrobactrum sp. Marseille-Q0166 genome, the region TCGTCATTTATATCGTTGCTGTCGTCCTTATTATTGCAACGCTTCTTGATCGATCACCTCTGATTTTGCTGTCTGGTGTGGGTGCCATGGCTGCGGTTCTTATTCTGGTGTTCCAGGATACGCTGCTCTCGCTTGTTGCCAGTATGCAGATTGCCTCGTCGAACATGGTACGCGTGGGCGACTGGATCGAAATGAAAAACCTCGATGCCAATGGCGACGTCGTCGAGATCGCGCTTTATACGGTGAAGGTGCAGAACTTCGATAAAACAATCACCACGATTCCCATCCGAAAGCTTATCACCGAGCCGATGAAGAACTATCGCGGAATGCAGCAGTCTGGTGGGAGGCGTATCAAGCGCGCGCTGTTTATCGATCAGGCGACCATTCGCTTTCTGAGTGAAGATGAACTGCAGAGCCTTGCTTCGATCGATCAGCTCACAGGTTATCTTTCGAAGAAAGAAAAGGAAATCGCCGACTGGAATGCGAAGCTTGGCGACAAGGCAAAAAATCCGGTGAACACGCGTCGTTTCACCAATATCGGGACGTTCCGCGCCTATGTAGAAACATATCTGCGAAACCACCCTGGCGTTCACAAGGGCATGACCTTGCTCGTGCGCCAGATGGACCCGACACCGGACGGTCTTCCACTCGAAATCTATTGCTTCACCAATACGACCGTTTGGGCATCTTACGAGCAGATCCAGTCCGATATTTTCGACCATCTCTATGCAGTGATGCCGGAATTCGGCCTCTATCCGTTCCAGAATCCAAGCGGAGGCGATTTCCGCAAGCTCAGTCTTGCGGATTTGCCTGCAGTGACTGCAAAGCCTTGATGACTGCGGCCTGAAGTTCGGGAACCTTGTAACCCTTCCGAGACGGTGTGAGACCAAGGCGAATAATGGCCAGGTTCATCGAAGGTACAATGATCAGGCTCTGGCCATCATGGCCCGACATCCAGAAGGCGTCCTCCGGGATGCCTTCTTTACCCGCTTGAATGCCCGCACTTTGCAGCCATGTCTGAGCTGATCCGTAACGCCCCTGCGATTCTGTGGCTGGGGTGTGCATCAGACGCAAAAAGTCCTCGCTCAAGAGCTGCTTGTCGCCGACTTTGCCCATATCAAGCAGAAAGCGGGCGATCGAGAGCCAGTCGCGCGCATTGGCATAAAGATAAGATGAACCGACGAATATCCCGCTCGCATCCGCTTCCAGCGTGGCGCTTGCAATGCCCAATGGTTCAAAGAGCACTTTCTGCGGATAGGTCAATGCTTCTTCAGGCGTGTCGAAGCTTTCCATGTAAAGCTTTGAGAGGATATTGGCCGTGCCGCTCGAATAATTGAATTTGGTGCCAGGGCGTGCTTCAAGCGGCAGTGATGCTGCAAATTCCGTCATGTTGTTTTCGAGGAAAAGCATCCGCGTCACATCTGAGACAGCGCCGTAATCCTCATTAAATTTCAGACCGCTTTGCATGGAAAGCAGATCGGCAAGCCTGATATTAGCGCGTTCGTCGCCTTCCCATTCCGGCAGAAGATGGTCACGCTGAAAATCCATCTTGCCTTCCGAAATGCGCATACCAATCAGTGTTGCCATAACGGATTTCGTCATAGACCACCCCAAAAGAGGCATATCTGCATCAAAGCCTAGTGCATAAGTCTCTGCGATGATCTGACCATCTTTCAACACAGCAACAGCACGCATTCCGGGGCCTGCCAATGCGGGATTTTCGATAATGTTTTGAACTGCAGGGTTGATATTGATGTCGGCTATGAGAGCCGCGGCATCAATGGGCATCGTCAATTGAGGACGCAGATCTTCATCACGCACATTTGCGCAACCAAGGCCCTGACGATAGACTGCCTTGCTTGGCGCGAAAAAGCCAAAAATATGCGCGGTGACCGTTTCTCTTCCCTTATCGACTGACACATCGACAAACTTCAAAAGCGGATGACCCGGTGCCTGCACATCGAGTGCCAGAACTTCCTGCGGGTCGCGGTTTGCCAGAAACACATTGGAACACACGATTTTTGCGGCATAGCCAGTTCCGACTTTGAGAAGTTCGGGTGGTCGAAAGCCGAGCCACAAGACCACACCCAGCAGGCTTATGAGGATAATGAAACTGGCAATCTTCAAAAAGCGTATCATATTCCCTCCCATTCACCTGAACAGTTATGCGCCTAACTGCTTCTCGATAGCCAGTGATCCATACCCTCTGCTGCGGCCTTCGCAGTTGCAAAACATGCCGTGAGAAGATAGCCGCCAGTCGGCGCTTCCCAGTCAATCATTTCGCCAGCGACAAACATGCCGGGCAATTTTGTGAGCATATAATGCTCATCAATTTCGCTCCATTCTATGCCACCAGCGGAAGATATTGCTTCCTCAATGGGGCGTGGACGAAGGAGCGGAACCTCCAGTGCCTTGATGGTCTGGGCCAGTTTGGCTGGATCTTTTTCGCGCTGAAAC harbors:
- a CDS encoding serine hydrolase gives rise to the protein MIRFLKIASFIILISLLGVVLWLGFRPPELLKVGTGYAAKIVCSNVFLANRDPQEVLALDVQAPGHPLLKFVDVSVDKGRETVTAHIFGFFAPSKAVYRQGLGCANVRDEDLRPQLTMPIDAAALIADININPAVQNIIENPALAGPGMRAVAVLKDGQIIAETYALGFDADMPLLGWSMTKSVMATLIGMRISEGKMDFQRDHLLPEWEGDERANIRLADLLSMQSGLKFNEDYGAVSDVTRMLFLENNMTEFAASLPLEARPGTKFNYSSGTANILSKLYMESFDTPEEALTYPQKVLFEPLGIASATLEADASGIFVGSSYLYANARDWLSIARFLLDMGKVGDKQLLSEDFLRLMHTPATESQGRYGSAQTWLQSAGIQAGKEGIPEDAFWMSGHDGQSLIIVPSMNLAIIRLGLTPSRKGYKVPELQAAVIKALQSLQANPQD
- a CDS encoding mechanosensitive ion channel family protein; this translates as MSEFFISHPWAQTLAALAGLFLAAFAANFLIKAILLKVLDRIVQKTSFGQDEELKQHGVIAHLANIVPALIIATGIAAVPELPQTALKVISNVAIAFIILTLAFTVSAALSVVDTLYSRREESKDRPIKGYVQVSKLVIYIVAVVLIIATLLDRSPLILLSGVGAMAAVLILVFQDTLLSLVASMQIASSNMVRVGDWIEMKNLDANGDVVEIALYTVKVQNFDKTITTIPIRKLITEPMKNYRGMQQSGGRRIKRALFIDQATIRFLSEDELQSLASIDQLTGYLSKKEKEIADWNAKLGDKAKNPVNTRRFTNIGTFRAYVETYLRNHPGVHKGMTLLVRQMDPTPDGLPLEIYCFTNTTVWASYEQIQSDIFDHLYAVMPEFGLYPFQNPSGGDFRKLSLADLPAVTAKP